A stretch of DNA from Bacteroidales bacterium:
AAAGCCATATCTTATCTGAAATATTGAAGGCTTATATTTATTAAAGATTAGAGAGCTCCCGACCCAAATAATTTCGAAACTTATGAATTGATACCAATACTGGTTAAACAAAGCTTTAAAATTGTCCGTTTTTAAATAGGTTGCAATCAGGAAAGCAATAAAAACAATGACAATGTCACAAGTAAGAAGGAACCAATGCTTATTACGCATGCTAATGATTATAATATAAAATTATATTAATTTGAAGTTCCGCATCCTCCCTCACCTATGGGGTTATGAACCAATCTGGCGTAACGTTCATTATAAACCAAAAATAATTATTATAAATCAATAAAGGGGTAATTAATAATAAAAACAAAATTTTTATCCGGTCGTTAAAGTTTATGAGCACATTATAGACCAGGAAAATAATGAGCAAAACCAGTATGGGGAAGTTGTACCTCCCGTGTAATGCTGCCCCAAAGTGGCCACTAACAAGATAACCAGTATAATTCACATAAAAAACAATCACCATATACATTAACACCGAAGCAGCTATTATACAGAGTTTTGAATTTTTTATTCTTTTTCTAAAATTCATAATGAACAACAGTATACTTAAGAAAAAAAGTGTTCTATACAACAATAAATCATTGTTTTTCCGTAGTAGATTTTTATGTGCCATAATACCAAATATTGTCTCCTCTGTACGGATCAAATAATGAGGAATAGTTTCATAAAGGGACATTTTTGACCTTTGAACTACAACAGAATGAGCACCGCGATTTTTTCCTGGTTTGAGTAGATTTAAGGCCCTGTCAATGCCCAACTTGAGTCTGTTTAGCGCCCCTGACATGTCTGATTTAACTATATTTACAGTGCTGACCTGGCTGGTTTGAATAGTTAGAAGCCCTCTGCCTTGACAAGTTTGCGGATTGTGTTTATTGACTTCATCCAAAGGGATTGGTTGAGATGTCAGGGAGTTTAACCGGCGAATGAGGTCAGGATTACCTACCCAAAGCTTAAGATTTAGTATGAAAAATGAAATTAGCATTAATAACAATATGATTTCTCTAATAGATATTGATTTGTTAAATAAACGATGTCTGTGTTTAAATATCGCTTTTGAATACCACAGCAGGATAGTTACCTGGACTACAACAACCGGAAGGAAGTTATTTTTCGTTAAAGTGCCAATGGACAGGGTCAACAACAAAAGAATGAGTTGTGTACGCGAATAGAATTTCAGGTACCTCAATAGAAATAAGAATGACAGGACAGAGAGTAAATTGCACAAATTATCATAGGAAATCATTGATGAAAGAAAAACATACATCAGTATGTTCGTCTGGACTACCAAAACAGTTAGTTGAATCCATCTGTTTTTCGTGATCTCTTTTACCAAAAGCAAGGTAAAATAAAGTGATAATATACTGATAATTATATTGACAAACCTTAAGAGCAAATAGTCTGTTATACTAAAAAAATTTAACAGTAAAGTTTTCCCAAGCAGAAGATGGTAGAAATAGGGTTGTTCACTCAGCTTACAATCCGAAATGCCAGGTATTGGCTCAGCTGAATCTTTAATGAAAAAAGTCCCAAGGTTAGCATACAATTTACTAACAGTCAAATGATGGGTTTCATCTGGCGAAATACCCCATTTAATAGTTGTTGCATAGTAAATATTTTGAAAAGCAAGCCATGCAAAAATGCAACAAACCAATAGTAAAAACAATTTCCTGGAAATAGCAATATCCACTGCATTGGTGAGCCAATCCTTATGCCTTGCATAAAGCAAATAGAGAAATAAAAAAACAACAAAAAAAATCAGGGCACTGACTAAAACGTAAATAACACGGAATAGACTTGAAAGTTGGTTGACAGGCTGTTGGAGTAGAAGTTGAAAAGATGGATGCTTGCCAACAACATGGCCTTCAACATAATCAACAGTTCCACTGTTAGGTGATCCGCTATTATTGATTTCACTTTGATCGTACAAATATGTTGAAGGGCTCATTTCATTGGGTTTGTACATTGCCGTATAGCCTATTTTGGTTATGGAATTAACAGTTACAGTTGCTGTATGACCTGCAAGTGAGTAAATATACATTGCCGACCCATTTGGAGTATAATTATATTCAAAAGTTCCGTTACCGGACTTTCGAGCCTCGGGGGGGGAATTGTTACCATCATATGGTAAAAGAATTGCGCCTGAGCCAGTGTAGCTTGAAACGGTGCAATTTATTTTATATACTTTCCCCTTTTTCCAATAATTAAGTTGCTTTACACAGCTGACTTCATTGGAAAATGTAATAGTATCTCCTGATATACCGGGACTTCCTTTATGAATAATGAATGTTCCGGGAATATCCGTCTGACTCCCTGCCCCTTTATACTTAAACTCAGCCGCTTCCGGGTTAAGGGTTAGCTGCTTTACTTCGGAGGCTGTTAGTGCTTTGTTGTATAAATATACATTGGCAATGGTGCCGCTGTAGTAACCAGACATCGCCCCACCGCCATATCCAAATTTGATAGTTGCTGTGTTATCAACACTGCCAAAAGGAGTACCATTGTCGAAGGTGTGTTCTAATATGCTATTAACATACGTACTAACTATCTGGTTGTCCTCAACTACAACAGCAATTAGATATCCGGTATTTTCAGACAAAACATATCCGGTATTAATACTACTTGCCGGCCCGGCAGCACCTGAAATGAAGGGTGTTAGAATCCCGGAAGACACACCCAGGCCATACCCTGTGTTTGTATTAATTTTACATAGAATAGTCCCTGAAATATCATCACTCGTGGTAAACCTCGTCACAATACTGAAATCGCCTGTTCCAAAGTCTATTTCGTCGTTATCAACTCCTTCAACATAATCATTATGAATTAAAGCAAAACCTTCAATATTATGTGATGGCCCTATTAATTTAAGCAGCTCCGATTTTTCGTGGGTATAGCTATGAAAGCGATTATGGATTTTGATTGATTTAATTTGGAAATCACCTACCGGGTCAATCTTTAAATTTCGAATGTTTTTTTTATGTAAATAAATTGAGTAGCTTTCAAATCCTGTTGATTTTTTAACAGGTATTAAAAAGCTATTCGGCTCGTTAAAAGACGAATGCTCATTTGCATAGTAGATTTGCATTTGCCCGTTGCTATTTGATTTCATTTCAATAGTAAGCTGATAGGGGAAAATGCTTACATTTTTAACCAGCCAACCGGCAGAGAGAAGAGACAGTATTCCAATAATAATGTAATTCTTTATGCCGAAATATTTAAACATAATAGTTGAATCAGTGACACTTGACGAAAATGAGTGAAGCGAGATTTGAGCCAGAATTAGTGACTCAATAATGCAGTTAGACACCTTCCTGCAGTTTTTCCATCCCAAAGTTCAGGCCTTATTGGTTTTCTTTCGCTTTTTAGGGCCTCATGGTACTCTTTTCTTATTTTATCTACATTATTACCTACTAACACACTTGCGCCGCCGTATTCTTTTAAGGTAACTGGTCTTTCTGTATTCCATCTTAATGTTAAACAAGGAGTTCCCAGTACAGTACATTCCTCTTGTAATCCGCCGCTGTCAGTTAACATAATTGTAGCATCCATATTCAGGCGCAGCATTTCATGATAGCCTATAGGATGTAATAGTAATAGATTCTTTGTTTGTAGTGCTTTTTCCCATAAGCCAAATTCTATTAATCGAGCTTGTGCACGCGGATGGATTGGCCAGATTAGGGGCATATCGGCAGCCACCTCATCACAGAGGAAGTTGATGATGGGGGTGAGGATATCATTATCGTCGACATTGGAGGGGCGGTGCATGGTTATGACAGCAAAGCTGTTGGTTTCAGGTTTAAAGTTTAAAGTTTCAGGTTGATTATCTAGTCTGTTTTCCAGAATTATTTCAATAATTTGTAATTTACTTGCTTTTTCGCGGTTGGCTTCGAGGGTGTCTATCATGATGTTGCCGACGAATTTTATTCTTTCTTCCGGAACGCCTTCTTTGCGGAGATTTTCACCTGATAAATGATCCGGGGTGAGGAGGAGGTCTGAGAGGCGGTCGGTAACCAGGCGGTTGATTTCCTCAGGCATTTTCATATCACCAGACCGCAAACCTGCTTCAATATGGCAAACTTTGATATATTGTTTTTTTGCTGTGACAGAACAAGCTAAGGTGGCATTTACATCTCCAACAACAACGATCCAGTCAGGTTTTTCTTGTAATAACACTTTTTCAAATGCAATCATTGTTTGACCGACTTGTTCGGCATGTGTACCTGAACCAACTCCTAAATTGATGTCTGCTTCAGGGATATTGAGTTCTTCAAAGAACTTTAACGACATACGGTCGTCGTAATGCTGGCCGGTATGAACGAGGAGGTGAATAATTGGTCGATTGTCGATTGTCGATTGTCGATTTGACGAAGGGGTTATGAATGACTCATTGTACGCGTTGATGGCGTGTATAAAGGGTGCTATTTTCATAAAATTAGGCCTGGCACCAACAACAGAAATTATCTTCATCTTTTATTAAAAATTATATTGATAATCGGGGTTGTTTTTCATTATATCAACACTGTTTGGATAATTCTCAATTAACCACTTCAAGAATTGTGCATAATCAATTTTCTCAGATAGCATTTTTTGTCTTCTTTCCTGATATATTTCTTTTAGATTATCTTTGCTAACTAATTCTCTTATAGTATTAAGCAGCTTATCTATTTCATTTGTTTTTATACCAAAACCAAGCTGATATTTATTTTCCAATTCATCAAGATAACCAATTCTACCAACAAAGTCGTTAAAACGAATAAATGGCACCCCCAAAACACCTGCTTCAGCAGCCATTGTTTGACTGTCACCAATATACATTGATGAAAAGGCCATTACGTTGTGCATATCTAAGGGATTTACGCTTAACCTATATTTTTCAAATTCTTTTGCAAGTTCTCTTTCACTTGTAATGAACACCTTACCATAACTCTTTAATATTTTTATAACAGACATTGCAATCTCATCACTTATACCCTTAATATCTGTATCATGATGAGCTCCTAATTTTGCAAATCTCAGTATAAAGTAAGGATTATTAACATCCACATATTTTTCGGCTATTTTTTTATCAGCTGTGAAATTATTTGGATGCAAATAAGCTAATTCATGATAACTATTATAGCTTATTACTTTCTTACTCCATTTCCCAGAATCAGTTATATTTGGCAATAACAAGTGTTTTGCAAAAGGATAAGCAACTTTTCCTACTAGAGAAATAACAGATATATCATCCTCATTTAAAAAAATTGAAGGAATTTTAAGTAGCCAACCAATATGTGTAATTTCAGTAGAAGTACCTATTAAAATCTCTGGCTTTTGTCTAATACATATTTTAAGTAGACTAATATCTTGTTTTAATAATCCCAAAGCAATCGCTAATTTGTTATCTTTTCTTCCCTTAGGTAATACATTAATAAAATCAATTCCATAATCGGCTAGTAAATCTTCCAACACGTCCTTTTTAGTTGCGACAACAATTATTTTGTTCTTAGTTGCAAAATATTTTATTATATGCTTTAGTAAATGAAATTGTGCTGGATGATGTAAATAAAAAAGCAATTTCATATTAATAAATCATTTAAATCTTTAACTACTTTGGCAGGAACTCCTGCAACTAAAGTCCTCGGGGGGACATCTTTAGTTACAACAGAACCTGTTGCAATAGCAGCCTCATCACCAATTGTAACGCCGGGGGCTATTATTACACCAGGCATAATCCAAACACCTTTCCCTATTTTCGTTGGTAAAATTTGCCTTGGATATATTTTTTTTAAACGTGTGTTTGAAGGAATATTTGCATGTGCAGTAATAATTGTTCTATCTCCAACAGATGTATTATCACCGATGGAGATTTGATCTGTAAATACTCGATCAAACATAACTTCATGACCAATATATACTCCTTTTCCAATTTTAACACCCCTCCATCTATGTATAACTGTTCTCCAACTTTTAATGAAGCAAAAAAAAGCTATTTTATCTAAAATAAATCTCCAAACAAATCGAAAACCATATCTGAGAATTCCAAATGGCCCTCTTAAATTGTAAAACTCTAGAACTTCTTTTGCCGGCATAATTATTTCTCTTTTAATTTTGAATTATAATAATCCTTACATGTAATAAAATTACATCTCTTCTCTACGAAAAACTTTAATTCATCCTCAAGTAATGGAATTGCCTTAATACCCAGATTTTTGACTTTTAGTTTATGACGCAAAACATCTCCGAACAAATAGGAGATATAGTTACTGCCTCTCCTTTGTGTTTTTTCGCAATTTCTTATTTCATCAATAAATTCATTAGGGTGAGTTAAAAAAACAAATGGCCTATTATTTACTTTTGTTTCTATGTGCAATAAATTCCTAGTTAAGTTGTTTAAGCTTGGAGAAATACGCATAAATGTACCAATATAGGGGAAACCCAAAGCAGATATTGGAATCTCAAACAATTCGCTATCCCCTTTCTTAAAAATGTTCTCATTATTAGTAAAATATGGCAAACGAGGTGCAACTAGCCAATTCATTTTTTTCAAAGCACCAAACGACATAAACATATCTATTCGTTGAGAAGAAATGGAACTATCAACTTTAAAACCGGTTTCAATTAATGCCCGAACCGTATTTTTATTAACTCGCGCTGCCGGAGCCCTGAAAGAAATTACTTCCTGGCCCGAAATATCTTCAAGAATAGCTTTTGACTTTTTTAAATGTTCTTTTTGTTCCGCAAGAGATAAAACATCAAATGCTTTATTTGCTTCATGAGTATATCCATGAGACCCGACCTCATGACCATATGGCAAAATCATATTAACAATATCAGGAATAAGTTTCGCTATATGTGCAGTAAAGAAAAAAGTAGCTTTCACATTGTACTTGTCGTACAAATCTAACAAGCGAGGCATCCCCTCTTTATAGACAATTTCGGCTGTTTTATCATCTAATCTGTGATTCACGATAGAGGTGGTTTCCACATCATTAGTTATTAAGCAATATTTAGTCTTTTTTTGACTCATATATCAATTATGATAATGCTACAAACATCCAGACAATCGCCCAAATGAAATCTTATTTGACAAAAATTGTTACTCTTTATAGAATTTTATACCTTTTTTTAGTGCCCCCCATTTTTAAGGGATTATAGTGTTTTTAAACAAATAAAAATGGGCAGGGTTTCCTAAATGAAATAATACTTTCATTTTTTAATCAAATTTGACAATGCTAAAAACATCCATGCCTGGCTCCAACGCATATATGGGATTTTGTGAGAATAGGTTTTAAATTTCTGATAATAGAAATGACCATCTTTGGCCTGCATATTATTTGTTGTCCATTCTGCTATTTGTTTTGCAAATAACAAATAGGAATCATCATATTGATAAAGCTTCGAAAAGGTAATTATACCCTGACTTTGATTATGTATTTCAACCGGATATACTTTTGGAATCCGCCATAAAGACCGGCCATCTTCAAAGAACTGTTGTTCTTTATAATACTTCAATCCTTTGGCAATGGCTTTCTCCCACTTTTCATCCCTGATATGCAGAAGCTGCATTATTTCATAAATACTTTCGATGACATACCCCTGGTGAAAATCCACCTGAATCCTTTCCCTCCCGGTATTAACATCCTCACTATATGCCCAGCTTCCGTCCGGTTTTTGCCTTGATACGACAAAATTTACCAAATTAACGCATTTTGTCTTTAATGATTCATTTGGATTGAAATGATAGTTCATAGCGAGTACTTCACCAGCAAGTAAACTCGCATTGTAACAAACATCCTGCATGACCGGGGTATAACTAATTGATAAACCTGAATCATCCTGATATTGTGGTAATTCATTTAAAATAAATTCTCTTGCCTTTTCCAGCAGAACTTTTGCCTTATCATTTCCTGTTGCCTTGTAATATTGAAAAACACCTTTACAAACAAAGCCTGTAACTACAGATGAAGGAACAAATGGCTTTAAATATTTAACCGGACTGGCCCATGGGAAGTTATATCCCCAACCCATACCCTGGTATCCTTCTGATGGATTTTCGTACAGCAAGTTAAATAAATGATTCATTTTTGCCAAATTATCAGGATTTTTGTCCTTTTGATAAAGCAAAGAATACCCGTTTAATAATAAACCAAAAGCCTTGGGGTTGATTCCTTTTTTTATACCCAGTAAAGGACGTATGTTAACGGGATTCCTTTTTTGGAATTGAATAGCCAATACTGGACTCCATTTCCCAAACCAATGGAAAGGAATCCAACTGTTCAAGGTATCGTAAGGGTCGTAGCCTTTATAATTTTGGGTTTCTACATACTTTTGTAATAAACTAATACTATTTGATAAATAATTTTTCTCATTTGTCATAAAACTAGAATTTTCTTATTAAAAATCTTGTTTTCCCTATTCGAGAATGCTCAATATCATTCACAATTTGTACATCGGTTTCAAAAGGCATACCCTCTTTTTCTGATAACTGAGAAATAATTTCATTTTTATGTACAGTTTTAAATGTTAATTTCGGTACTACATTAACAATTAATTTACCAGCTTGGATGTTTATAATCTGAAAATTATAAATATGACTAAAGTATTCGCTATGTCGTCCAAAAATCAAAGCAGTTAATGTAATTCTTTCTCCTGATTTTCCGATGGCCACATCCTGTGCTCTACCAATTATATCATTTACACGCAAAAATGGCCTAATATCGGCAATTCTTGATCCATTATCTGATGGAATTAATGCAAAATCATTTGTTCTATAACGAATCAACGGCATAACTGGATTAACAAAACTAGTTCCAACAATCTCTTTTATATTTTGATCATTGTTAAATGGAATATTCTTATTCGTATGAAATTCGACATAACTATGTGTGGGTAAAAACATATAATCATTTTTGTCAGGCTGGTTGACAGCCACAGCTACTTCTTCTCCAAGTCCGTAACCTTTAATAAAGATATCTATATTAAAGAAATTTTTTACTTTTTTTACTTGATATTCATAAACATTCTCTGATGCAAAAATAACTCCTGTAAGGCCAATACGTCTTCCGTCTGACTGCTGTGAATAATTAATTAAATTTATTATTGAGGCAGGATAACCATATAAGTACTTTATTTTAAATTTCTTCAATAATTCTAAATATTTATCGGCATTATCTTCTTTTAAGGCAAAGGAACTTAATATTAAAACATTTCTGTAAGGGTCAAAAGAATAAATTTTATTCTTTCCTATAAAATCTCCTCTCAGCCTTGCATATCGATCACCTGGTTTATATCCATGTAAACCCCATAAATAGTCCCAATGCGCGCGATATGCACTTCTGGTATATCCCTTTAAAAAATAAAGTTTTAATGGTGTTCCTGTTGACCCACCTGTTGTCACCGAAAACATTTCTGTTTTTGAATATTTGTTTGAAATAAAAAGTTCAGGATTTTTCTGGATATCTTTTTTCTCTATAAAAGGAATATTTTTCTTAAAATCTTCAAAATTCTGTATTTGTGAAATATTTATTCCTAGCTCATCCCATTTTTTTTTGTAATATGGAACAGTTTCAAAGGAATGTTTAATAATATCCTTAAGTTTAAGGAATTGAAACTCTTCTAACTTATACTTATCCAATAATTCTATTTTATTAATTTGTTCATAAAAATATTTGTAATAATTCCCTAAATAGAAACTACGTGGCAAAATAGTAAAAGGATAAGTAAATGATCGTTTTGCCCAATCAGGCATTTTTTTATAAAAACCTAGTAAAAAGTAAAATTTATCTTCAATTGATTTCATTTTCTATTACTGATTTTTTCAATTATCTTATATATTATAATTGCTATCTTTTGTATAATAAATACATCTGTAAAATGATCTGGTAAAAATCTTTTCCTGTTCTTTTTCCAGAAACTTCTATAATTTATATCGTCCTTATAAAATGGTAAGCTTAAATATTCTATTTGTTCTAATAACTTGTTCCTTTCTTCATTTTTTAAAAAATAAAGTTGCCAATCTTTATCTGTGCATATTGGAACAACTTCATGTTTATATGATAAATCCTGTAATAATTTTATTTTTAACATTATTGAATGTTTTGTTTCTTTTGACCATTCTCTTAATTCTTTACCAGTTTTACTTATTATATTTGAAAAGAAGAAGTTACCCATGCTATATGCAATCAATTTATTTTTGTATATCTCAACACCTTGAAATATATGCGGGTGATGACCAATGATAATATCAGCGCCATTATCAATTATTTCATGGCACATTTTTCTTTGCGAAGGTAAGGGCCATTGTTCGAATTCATAATTAAAATGAAGACTTACTACTAAAAAATCGAATAGTTGTTTATTTTTTTTTATAGTATTTAATATTATTTTTTTATAAAGTGGTGCTGTTCCTGCATTATTTTTTTTTGCATTTATAGATTGAATGACATCCCAAGAAAACCCAATAAAACCAATTTTAACATTATTAACTTTATATATTGCAGGAGTTAAACTCTTCTCTAAATTATTTCCTGCACCAAAATAATGAATCTCATTATTTTCTGACTTTAAGATAGTTTCTTCTAAACCATCTTTTTGATAATCCATTATATGATTATTTGCAAGACAAACACAATTAATGTTATTGTTATAAAGAAATTTAAGATGATTATCTAAAGTGCAAATTGAAGCTGATTTTCGTATGTAACCGGTCTTATAATCTTTTATTATAGGCCCCTCTAAATTACAAACATTTAAATCCGCACCTAATAAATTTTTTTTAATATTTTTAAATGGATCTTTGATTATTTGATGCCCTAAATTGAGATCACCAAAGAAATTTATCGTTATTGATGTCAAAATTTACTCCAATATAAATTTTATTAACTTCTCTTTGTTCTTTTCAGAAGTGTACTTTTCAGTAAAGTGATTAAAAATCAGAGAACTGCTAAAATTAAAGTCTCCAACAAATGTCATTTTTATTTTTTTATCCATTTCATTTATAAATAATAATTAGCTATTTAAAGTTTTTGATAATCTGTTTATAAAGATCTGCACGCTTTTTCATTTGTTTTTTTTGATTAAACTCATTCATAATATGTTTGCGTCCTTCTTCTCCAAAAGAACTTCTTAATTCCTTGTCTTCAATAAATCTAATCATGCTTCTTGCAATTCCATCAATATCCCTTTGTTTTACAATAAAACCTGTTTCA
This window harbors:
- a CDS encoding LamG domain-containing protein; translated protein: MFKYFGIKNYIIIGILSLLSAGWLVKNVSIFPYQLTIEMKSNSNGQMQIYYANEHSSFNEPNSFLIPVKKSTGFESYSIYLHKKNIRNLKIDPVGDFQIKSIKIHNRFHSYTHEKSELLKLIGPSHNIEGFALIHNDYVEGVDNDEIDFGTGDFSIVTRFTTSDDISGTILCKINTNTGYGLGVSSGILTPFISGAAGPASSINTGYVLSENTGYLIAVVVEDNQIVSTYVNSILEHTFDNGTPFGSVDNTATIKFGYGGGAMSGYYSGTIANVYLYNKALTASEVKQLTLNPEAAEFKYKGAGSQTDIPGTFIIHKGSPGISGDTITFSNEVSCVKQLNYWKKGKVYKINCTVSSYTGSGAILLPYDGNNSPPEARKSGNGTFEYNYTPNGSAMYIYSLAGHTATVTVNSITKIGYTAMYKPNEMSPSTYLYDQSEINNSGSPNSGTVDYVEGHVVGKHPSFQLLLQQPVNQLSSLFRVIYVLVSALIFFVVFLFLYLLYARHKDWLTNAVDIAISRKLFLLLVCCIFAWLAFQNIYYATTIKWGISPDETHHLTVSKLYANLGTFFIKDSAEPIPGISDCKLSEQPYFYHLLLGKTLLLNFFSITDYLLLRFVNIIISILSLYFTLLLVKEITKNRWIQLTVLVVQTNILMYVFLSSMISYDNLCNLLSVLSFLFLLRYLKFYSRTQLILLLLTLSIGTLTKNNFLPVVVVQVTILLWYSKAIFKHRHRLFNKSISIREIILLLMLISFFILNLKLWVGNPDLIRRLNSLTSQPIPLDEVNKHNPQTCQGRGLLTIQTSQVSTVNIVKSDMSGALNRLKLGIDRALNLLKPGKNRGAHSVVVQRSKMSLYETIPHYLIRTEETIFGIMAHKNLLRKNNDLLLYRTLFFLSILLFIMNFRKRIKNSKLCIIAASVLMYMVIVFYVNYTGYLVSGHFGAALHGRYNFPILVLLIIFLVYNVLINFNDRIKILFLLLITPLLIYNNYFWFIMNVTPDWFITP
- the wecB gene encoding UDP-N-acetylglucosamine 2-epimerase (non-hydrolyzing), translating into MKIISVVGARPNFMKIAPFIHAINAYNESFITPSSNRQSTIDNRPIIHLLVHTGQHYDDRMSLKFFEELNIPEADINLGVGSGTHAEQVGQTMIAFEKVLLQEKPDWIVVVGDVNATLACSVTAKKQYIKVCHIEAGLRSGDMKMPEEINRLVTDRLSDLLLTPDHLSGENLRKEGVPEERIKFVGNIMIDTLEANREKASKLQIIEIILENRLDNQPETLNFKPETNSFAVITMHRPSNVDDNDILTPIINFLCDEVAADMPLIWPIHPRAQARLIEFGLWEKALQTKNLLLLHPIGYHEMLRLNMDATIMLTDSGGLQEECTVLGTPCLTLRWNTERPVTLKEYGGASVLVGNNVDKIRKEYHEALKSERKPIRPELWDGKTAGRCLTALLSH
- a CDS encoding DUF354 domain-containing protein — translated: MKLLFYLHHPAQFHLLKHIIKYFATKNKIIVVATKKDVLEDLLADYGIDFINVLPKGRKDNKLAIALGLLKQDISLLKICIRQKPEILIGTSTEITHIGWLLKIPSIFLNEDDISVISLVGKVAYPFAKHLLLPNITDSGKWSKKVISYNSYHELAYLHPNNFTADKKIAEKYVDVNNPYFILRFAKLGAHHDTDIKGISDEIAMSVIKILKSYGKVFITSERELAKEFEKYRLSVNPLDMHNVMAFSSMYIGDSQTMAAEAGVLGVPFIRFNDFVGRIGYLDELENKYQLGFGIKTNEIDKLLNTIRELVSKDNLKEIYQERRQKMLSEKIDYAQFLKWLIENYPNSVDIMKNNPDYQYNF
- a CDS encoding acyltransferase, producing the protein MPAKEVLEFYNLRGPFGILRYGFRFVWRFILDKIAFFCFIKSWRTVIHRWRGVKIGKGVYIGHEVMFDRVFTDQISIGDNTSVGDRTIITAHANIPSNTRLKKIYPRQILPTKIGKGVWIMPGVIIAPGVTIGDEAAIATGSVVTKDVPPRTLVAGVPAKVVKDLNDLLI
- a CDS encoding polysaccharide deacetylase family protein encodes the protein MSQKKTKYCLITNDVETTSIVNHRLDDKTAEIVYKEGMPRLLDLYDKYNVKATFFFTAHIAKLIPDIVNMILPYGHEVGSHGYTHEANKAFDVLSLAEQKEHLKKSKAILEDISGQEVISFRAPAARVNKNTVRALIETGFKVDSSISSQRIDMFMSFGALKKMNWLVAPRLPYFTNNENIFKKGDSELFEIPISALGFPYIGTFMRISPSLNNLTRNLLHIETKVNNRPFVFLTHPNEFIDEIRNCEKTQRRGSNYISYLFGDVLRHKLKVKNLGIKAIPLLEDELKFFVEKRCNFITCKDYYNSKLKEK
- a CDS encoding terpene cyclase/mutase family protein; the encoded protein is MTNEKNYLSNSISLLQKYVETQNYKGYDPYDTLNSWIPFHWFGKWSPVLAIQFQKRNPVNIRPLLGIKKGINPKAFGLLLNGYSLLYQKDKNPDNLAKMNHLFNLLYENPSEGYQGMGWGYNFPWASPVKYLKPFVPSSVVTGFVCKGVFQYYKATGNDKAKVLLEKAREFILNELPQYQDDSGLSISYTPVMQDVCYNASLLAGEVLAMNYHFNPNESLKTKCVNLVNFVVSRQKPDGSWAYSEDVNTGRERIQVDFHQGYVIESIYEIMQLLHIRDEKWEKAIAKGLKYYKEQQFFEDGRSLWRIPKVYPVEIHNQSQGIITFSKLYQYDDSYLLFAKQIAEWTTNNMQAKDGHFYYQKFKTYSHKIPYMRWSQAWMFLALSNLIKK
- a CDS encoding phenylacetate--CoA ligase family protein — protein: MKSIEDKFYFLLGFYKKMPDWAKRSFTYPFTILPRSFYLGNYYKYFYEQINKIELLDKYKLEEFQFLKLKDIIKHSFETVPYYKKKWDELGINISQIQNFEDFKKNIPFIEKKDIQKNPELFISNKYSKTEMFSVTTGGSTGTPLKLYFLKGYTRSAYRAHWDYLWGLHGYKPGDRYARLRGDFIGKNKIYSFDPYRNVLILSSFALKEDNADKYLELLKKFKIKYLYGYPASIINLINYSQQSDGRRIGLTGVIFASENVYEYQVKKVKNFFNIDIFIKGYGLGEEVAVAVNQPDKNDYMFLPTHSYVEFHTNKNIPFNNDQNIKEIVGTSFVNPVMPLIRYRTNDFALIPSDNGSRIADIRPFLRVNDIIGRAQDVAIGKSGERITLTALIFGRHSEYFSHIYNFQIINIQAGKLIVNVVPKLTFKTVHKNEIISQLSEKEGMPFETDVQIVNDIEHSRIGKTRFLIRKF
- a CDS encoding CapA family protein, whose protein sequence is MTSITINFFGDLNLGHQIIKDPFKNIKKNLLGADLNVCNLEGPIIKDYKTGYIRKSASICTLDNHLKFLYNNNINCVCLANNHIMDYQKDGLEETILKSENNEIHYFGAGNNLEKSLTPAIYKVNNVKIGFIGFSWDVIQSINAKKNNAGTAPLYKKIILNTIKKNKQLFDFLVVSLHFNYEFEQWPLPSQRKMCHEIIDNGADIIIGHHPHIFQGVEIYKNKLIAYSMGNFFFSNIISKTGKELREWSKETKHSIMLKIKLLQDLSYKHEVVPICTDKDWQLYFLKNEERNKLLEQIEYLSLPFYKDDINYRSFWKKNRKRFLPDHFTDVFIIQKIAIIIYKIIEKISNRK